A genomic window from Fusarium oxysporum Fo47 chromosome X, complete sequence includes:
- a CDS encoding uncharacterized protein (transient receptor potential ion channel-domain containing protein) encodes MKLFTASLILFSWLAQFPAAMADRVLESKSLNSCQQGSLLTASLFHVVVTPNNSLATINVNALASVQGYVKFDVTLEVYGHQFLHEIVDPCRTSFDLPSLCPMAPGDIDIKFNVPLGNALDQIPGIAYGIPDLDATVRAYVNMTSTGESVACVEADFSTGKTVEQLSVKWVTAIIIGIGLISSALISLAGYGNAAAHLAANTLSLFAYFQAQAIIGLTAVTMPPVVDAWTQNFQWSMGIIRMGWMQDIFTWYDRATGGKPARLFDNLATASVQVVKRSLENIPGAAALIRRDFAFSKRGNIELETGSYLVYGIQRVAFRSQIETTNLFLTAIVFFGIFTVFACILVFLFKLVLDLCAKQAWIKRDRFLEFRTEWRTILKGILLRLTLMGFPPITILCLWEFTQVDSAAHVVLAVFFFFTVLLTLTMAALKIVTLARHNNPVVTLYSNSRILNKWGFLYIQYRATGYYFIVPQLAYIFVKGMFVALSQKSGVTQAVALILIEAAALIATSVMRPFMDKSTNSFNIAIFVLNFLNAICLFIFTNVLGMPRMGPSVTGLVLFVANAAFSLILLLMIIISSALVFWRKNPDARYQFMADDRASFMKSRSSTQIDTMTQLDALAATARGDPTGRSRPVSRSSSELAVPAFPNTGPKHTSTSTLSSRSPHKDSQIDVRATER; translated from the coding sequence ATGAAGCTATTCACAGCATCTCTCATCTTATTCTCATGGCTCGCCCAATTTCCCGCCGCAATGGCCGACAGGGTTCTCGAGTCAAAATCGCTCAACAGCTGTCAGCAAGGCTCGCTATTGACTGCCAGTCTCTTTCACGTTGTCGTCACGCCAAACAACTCACTGGCCACCATCAACGTCAATGCTCTAGCATCAGTTCAAGGCTATGTGAAATTTGATGTCACCCTCGAAGTCTATGGTCATCAATTCCTTCACGAGATTGTCGATCCTTGCAGAACTAGCTTCGACCTGCCGAGTCTATGTCCTATGGCACCCGGTGATATCGACATCAAGTTCAACGTCCCGCTTGGCAATGCATTGGATCAGATTCCTGGCATCGCGTATGGCATTCCTGATCTAGATGCCACCGTGCGCGCATATGTCAACATGACCTCCACGGGCGAGAGTGTTGCCTGTGTCGAGGCTGATTTCTCCACTGGTAAAACCGTTGAGCAACTCTCAGTCAAATGGGTCACTGCCATCATCATTGGAATCGGTCTCATTTCCTCAGCACTCATCTCGCTAGCCGGCTACGGTAACGCTGCTGCTCATCTTGCTGCCAACACACTATCCCTCTTTGCCTACTTTCAGGCGCAGGCTATAATCGGACTTACTGCTGTCACGATGCCGCCGGTCGTGGATGCCTGGACGCAGAACTTCCAGTGGTCTATGGGTATCATCCGAATGGGCTGGATGCAAGATATCTTCACTTGGTATGATCGCGCTACAGGGGGAAAGCCCGCTCGTCTCTTTGACAATCTCGCTACCGCTTCGGTTCAAGTTGTGAAGCGGTCCTTGGAAAACATCCCTGGTGCTGCAGCTCTGATCCGTCGTGACTTCGCCTTCTCGAAACGAGGCAATATTGAACTCGAAACCGGCTCATATTTGGTCTACGGCATCCAGCGTGTGGCGTTTCGTTCACAGATTGAGACAACGAATCTCTTCCTGACcgccatcgtcttcttcggcaTCTTCACTGTCTTTGCCTGCATCCTAGTCTTCCTGTTCAAGCTCGTTCTCGACCTGTGTGCTAAGCAGGCTTGGATCAAGCGTGATCGCTTCCTCGAGTTCCGAACAGAATGGCGCACCATCCTCAAGGGAATTCTTCTTAGACTCACCCTCATGGGCTTTCCTCCCATCAccattctttgtctttgggAGTTCACACAGGTTGACTCGGCTGCGCACGTTGTCCTTgcggtcttcttctttttcacGGTTTTGCTCACCCTCACCATGGCAGCTTTGAAGATAGTCACACTCGCGAGACACAACAACCCAGTTGTCACTCTGTACTCGAACTCGCGGATCTTGAACAAGTGGGGATTCTTGTACATCCAGTATCGAGCTACTGGCTACTACTTTATCGTGCCTCAGCTTGCCTACATCTTTGTCAAGGGCATGTTTGTTGCTCTGAGCCAGAAGAGCGGCGTTACCCAGGCAGTTGCCCTCATTCTTATCGAAGCCGCTGCTCTCATCGCCACCAGCGTCATGCGCCCCTTCATGGACAAGAGCACGAACTCGTTCAACATTGCCATCTTCGTTCTAAACttcctcaacgccatctGCCTCTTCATTTTCACCAATGTTCTCGGCATGCCTCGAATGGGTCCCTCCGTGACTGGCCTCGTTCTCTTCGTAGCCAACGCCGCTTTCTCCCTGATTCTGCTGCTCATGATCATCATATCGAGTGCTCTCGTGTTCTGGCGAAAGAACCCAGATGCGCGATACCAGTTCATGGCTGATGACAGAGCCTCGTTCATGAAGTCCAGATCGTCCACACAGATCGATACCATGACGCAGCTCGATGCATTGGCCGCCACAGCCCGAGGAGACCCAACTGGTCGCTCTCGCCCTGTCTCGAGATCTTCGTCAGAGCTTGCGGTGCCTGCATTCCCCAATACCGGGCCCAAGCATACTTCAACTTCTACTCTATCTTCAAGAAGCCCGCATAAAGACTCACAAATAGACGTCAGGGCAACAGAGCGGTAG
- a CDS encoding S-adenosyl-L-methionine-dependent methyltransferase has translation MSSPPAPAPVSSSERATQTSPSVADANTPEQPLEPAAPPQLDHETVDDDDSALSAGVDSSTASVASSILEYRKFKGRSYHSTYHDSSYPIPTDEQTLENFDLMHHFLTLLTDDKLYLAPIKDDVQKVLDVGTGTGIWAIDYADEHPNTAVIGTDLSAVQPDWVPPNLKFEIDDCTKPWTWNANTFDFVHMRYLFGAIRDWTALFKEAYNAVKPGGWVESCESEPMTHSDDGTVTNDGLTALGGTWDKMFIEGGKATGCSLSVLTEDLQMKAMKEAGFVDIQETFYKASEEPFFILTVLTGRTWTDPVRFMAQRSQDGGDRPVCEAQSRIRPCW, from the exons ATGTCCTCTCCTCCTGCGCCTGCACCAGTCTCATCGTCTGAGCGGGCTACTCAGACATCGCCTTCAGTTGCAGATGCAAACACGCCAGAACAACCGCTTGAGCCGGCTGCCCCCCCTCAACTTGATCATGAAACAGTAGATGACGATGATTCTGCCTTGAGCGCCGGAGT CGACTCATCGACGGCATCTGTTGCTTCGAGTATCTTGGAGTACCGAAAGTTCAAGGGAAGGTCGTATCATTCTACCTACCACGATAGCAGCTATCCGATTCCCACTGACGAGCAGACCCTCGAGAACTTTGATCTAAT GCACCACTTCTTGACACTACTCACTGACGATAAGCTGTATCTGGCACCTATAAAGGACGATGTTCAG AAAGTACTAGATGTTGGTACGGGAACAG GAATTTGGGCAAT AGACTATGCTGATGAGCACCCAAATACCGCTGTCATCGGTACAGACTTGTCCGCTGTACAGCCAGACTGGGTGCCCCCCAATCTCAAGTTCGAGATCGATGACTGCACTAAGCCCTGGACTTGGAACGCAAATACCTTTGACTTTGTGCATATGCGTTACTTGTTTGGTGCTATTCGAGACTGGACTGCACTCTTCAAAGAGGCATACAATGCAGTCAAGCCAGGAGGCTGGGTCGAGTCCTGCGAGTCCGAGCCCATGACACATAGCGACGATGGCACCGTGACCAATGACGGATTAACCGCTCTGGGAGGAACCTGGGATAAGATGTTCATTGAGGGAGGCAAAGCAACCGGATGCTCTTTGTCTGTCCTCACGGAAGATCTCCAGATGAAGGCTATGAAAGAAGCTGGCTTCGTGGATATCCAGGAAACATTCTACAAGGCAAGTGAAGAGcctttttttattcttaCTGTCCTAACTGGCCGTACCTGGACAGATCCCGTTCGGTTCATGGCCCAAAGATCCCAAGATGGCGGAGATCGGCCAGTATGCGAAGCTCAGTCTAGAATCCGACCTTGTTGGTAA
- a CDS encoding CVNH domain-containing protein, giving the protein MTYYGHNVNFQQQNPGYNQDGSGQGGYGGDDQRRNDQGGYQQGGPQQYGQQQGGYQQGGPQQGGYQQDRPGLSQSYYSESSQSSQYPPGGPSGPGQYQQGPPAYNQGPQGQFDGGDGPDGERGVMGALAGGAAGAFGGHKMGGVTGHSKTSTIVGALAGAFGGHKLQDAAGDWKDERDEKKEEEKRRKEEEKRREEEEERRRKERRDDDRYESHHYRRRSRSRSSSRGSNRRRGGHYAGNFTASSRDIRLDAHGDYVLHASCKREDGDYQHTSISLDKVLENDRGSFRWSAGGHHGSSSSVTVQQGDTLRGIAARFNCSFEEIARHNNINNPDLIYPGQTLQVPGGGRHGGGGFGSSARHVRLVDGGQRLEGELSRDGDWVLSSIILDERIRNFNGTLELV; this is encoded by the coding sequence ATGACTTACTACGGCCACAACGTCAACTTCCAGCAGCAGAACCCTGGGTATAACCAGGATGGCTCCGGCCAGGGAGGTTATGGCGGTGACGATCAACGTCGCAATGACCAAGGCGGCTATCAACAAGGCGGTCCTCAGCAGTACGGTCAACAACAGGGAGGCTACCAACAAGGTGGTCCTCAACAAGGAGGTTATCAGCAAGACCGCCCGGGTCTCTCACAGTCCTACTACTCAGAGTCCTCTCAGTCCTCCCAGTATCCTCCTGGTGGACCTTCTGGACCTGGACAATATCAGCAGGGCCCCCCTGCATACAACCAAGGACCCCAAGGTCAGTTTGACGGCGGCGATGGTCCCGATGGTGAGCGTGGTGTAATGGGAGCCCTTGCCGGCGGTGCCGCTGGAGCTTTCGGTGGTCATAAGATGGGCGGAGTCACCGGACACAGCAAGACCAGTACCATCGTTGGAGCTTTGGCCGGTGCATTTGGCGGTCACAAGCTGCAAGACGCCGCTGGAGACTGGAAGGATgagagagatgagaagaaggaagaggagaagcgacgaaaggaggaagagaagagacgcgaggaagaggaagaaaggaGACGAAAGGAGCGCCGTGATGATGATCGTTATGAATCTCACCACTATCGTCGCCGAAGCCGAAGCCGAAGCTCTTCTCGTGGCTCTAACCGACGTCGTGGTGGTCACTACGCCGGTAACTTCACCGCCTCATCTCGAGATATCAGACTCGATGCTCACGGCGACTACGTTCTGCACGCTTCTTGTAAGCGCGAGGACGGAGACTACCAACACACATCCATTTCCCTCGACAAGGTCCTCGAAAACGACAGAGGAAGCTTCCGTTGGTCCGCAGGTGGCCATCATGGTAGCTCTTCTTCCGTCACAGTCCAGCAAGGCGATACTCTTCGAGGCATCGCTGCTCGATTCAACTGCTCGTTTGAGGAGATTGCACGACataacaacatcaacaatcCTGATCTGATCTATCCTGGACAGACACTTCAGGTGCCTGGTGGTGGTCGCCATGGTGGTGGCGGTTTCGGATCTTCTGCACGACATGTTCGTCTTGTGGATGGAGGTCAACGACTTGAGGGTGAGCTGTCTCGAGATGGAGACTGGGTTCTTAGCTCGATCATTCTTGATGAGAGAATCAGAAACTTCAACGGCACCTTGGAGCTTGTCTAA